One part of the Anaerolineales bacterium genome encodes these proteins:
- a CDS encoding DMT family transporter — MPKTQSLWKAYLALAAGTLIIATSAIFTRLADAPGSVVSLYRMGIAAVALAIPFFASRRKLGPLSRQGLWFGALAGLFLATDLAVWSSGVAYGGATIPTLLGNAAPLWVGLGALFIFREKLKPTFWLGLALAMLGALVVLGIEFGAEFEINRGGILGLIGSFFYAGYMLVAQRGREHLDTFSFFWVTAAVGSVLLLIFCLIVQAPLTGYSQPTYLYLAALGLVVQGGGWMLLNYAQGHLPASMVSPTLLIQPILTAIIAGPILGEWLSRGEWLGALAVLIGVVIVHRSRVAVTVPAK, encoded by the coding sequence ATGCCTAAAACCCAATCGCTTTGGAAAGCCTATCTCGCCCTTGCGGCGGGGACATTGATCATCGCCACCTCGGCCATCTTCACCCGCCTGGCCGACGCGCCGGGTAGCGTGGTGAGCCTGTACCGCATGGGCATTGCCGCGGTTGCGCTGGCGATCCCATTCTTCGCCAGCCGCCGCAAACTGGGGCCGCTCTCGCGCCAAGGCCTATGGTTCGGCGCCCTGGCCGGCCTGTTTTTGGCAACCGACCTGGCGGTATGGTCCAGTGGCGTCGCTTACGGCGGCGCCACGATCCCTACGTTGCTTGGCAATGCGGCACCGCTTTGGGTGGGGCTGGGCGCGCTGTTCATCTTCCGCGAGAAACTCAAGCCCACCTTCTGGCTAGGTTTGGCGCTGGCGATGCTAGGCGCGTTGGTTGTGCTGGGGATCGAATTTGGCGCAGAGTTCGAGATCAACCGCGGCGGCATCCTCGGCCTGATCGGCTCATTCTTCTATGCGGGCTACATGCTGGTGGCGCAACGCGGCCGCGAGCATTTGGATACCTTTTCATTCTTCTGGGTCACGGCGGCCGTCGGCAGCGTACTGTTGCTCATCTTCTGCCTGATAGTGCAAGCGCCACTGACCGGCTATTCGCAGCCCACGTATCTGTATCTGGCCGCGCTGGGTCTGGTGGTGCAGGGCGGCGGCTGGATGCTGCTCAACTATGCGCAAGGCCATCTGCCCGCCTCGATGGTTTCGCCGACGCTGCTGATCCAGCCCATTCTCACCGCCATCATTGCCGGCCCGATTCTAGGCGAATGGCTTTCGCGCGGCGAGTGGCTGGGCGCGCTGGCGGTGCTGATCGGCGTGGTCATCGTGCATCGCAGCCGCGTAGCGGTTACTGTTCCGGCAAAGTAG
- a CDS encoding EamA family transporter, with product MTTHTSSQGLNRTGLANLLVVYLVWSSTYLAIRIAVREGAGFPPFTMGLMRAALGCLILFTWSYFKKERIRITRREALTLLVSGMLLWVAGNGLVTFAEQRTESGLAALLVAASPIWAAMVEAIWDRKLPSPLLFISLLIGFGGIVVLTLPSLSSGVQADAIATIALLVAAMAWSSGSVYQARNQLDLAPRVSSAYQMLFGSIGFGLLAVLLNEPAPTPNTEAWLAWGYLVIFGTLAFTSYVIALKLLPTRIVMTYAYVNPVLALLLGYFVLGEEITIYTIGGSLLVLLGVAGVFRERLAKQKR from the coding sequence ATGACAACTCACACATCTTCGCAAGGCTTGAATCGCACCGGTCTGGCCAACCTGCTGGTGGTCTACCTGGTGTGGAGCAGCACCTACCTGGCGATCCGCATCGCCGTGCGCGAGGGCGCCGGCTTCCCGCCTTTCACCATGGGTCTGATGCGCGCCGCGCTGGGCTGCCTGATCCTGTTCACCTGGAGCTACTTCAAAAAAGAGCGCATCCGCATCACGCGGCGCGAAGCACTGACCCTATTGGTGTCTGGCATGCTGCTGTGGGTAGCCGGCAACGGCTTGGTGACCTTTGCCGAGCAGCGCACCGAATCTGGCCTGGCGGCGCTGCTGGTGGCGGCCTCGCCCATCTGGGCCGCGATGGTGGAAGCAATCTGGGACCGCAAGCTGCCGTCGCCATTGCTGTTCATCTCGCTGCTGATCGGTTTCGGCGGCATTGTGGTATTGACCCTGCCGTCGCTCTCCAGCGGGGTGCAGGCGGATGCGATCGCCACGATCGCGCTGTTGGTGGCCGCCATGGCCTGGTCCAGCGGATCGGTGTACCAGGCGCGCAACCAGCTGGATCTGGCCCCGCGGGTCAGCTCGGCCTACCAGATGCTGTTCGGCTCGATCGGCTTTGGCCTCCTGGCCGTGCTGCTCAATGAGCCGGCACCCACGCCCAACACGGAAGCCTGGCTGGCCTGGGGTTACCTGGTGATCTTCGGCACGCTGGCGTTCACGTCCTACGTGATCGCCCTCAAGCTGTTGCCGACCCGCATCGTGATGACGTATGCTTACGTCAATCCGGTATTGGCCCTGCTGCTGGGTTACTTCGTGCTGGGCGAGGAGATCACGATCTACACGATTGGCGGCAGCCTGCTGGTGTTGCTGGGGGTTGCAGGCGTTTTCCGCGAGCGGCTGGCGAAGCAAAAGCGCTAG
- the moaA gene encoding GTP 3',8-cyclase MoaA translates to MSTLVDTLARPLHDLRISVTDRCNFRCTYCMPKEVFGKHHQFLPQEQLLSFDEIEQVTRAFVALGVRKVRLTGGEPLMRKDLESLISRLAALAGVEDIALTTNGSFPLERVHSLKAAGLKRMTVSLDALDDDTFKRMNDVDFPVERVLAWIAESARAGLAPVKVNMVVKRGVNEHAILPMARYFREHGHILRLIEYMDVGHSNGWRMDDVLTARQIFETINAELPLEPLEANYRGEVAERYRYADGSGELGIIASVSQPFCGDCSRARISADGRLFTCLFALGGADLRGLLRRGADDAALQAAIAAVWEKRADRYSELRSANTAALPKVEMSYIGG, encoded by the coding sequence ATGAGCACACTGGTAGACACCCTGGCCCGCCCCCTGCACGATCTGCGCATCTCTGTCACGGATCGCTGCAACTTTCGCTGCACCTATTGCATGCCCAAAGAGGTTTTCGGCAAGCACCATCAATTCCTGCCGCAGGAGCAGCTGCTCAGTTTTGACGAAATTGAGCAGGTGACCCGCGCCTTTGTGGCCCTGGGGGTGCGCAAAGTGCGCCTCACCGGCGGCGAGCCGCTGATGCGCAAGGACCTAGAGAGCCTGATCAGCCGGCTGGCAGCGTTGGCCGGCGTGGAGGATATTGCGCTCACCACCAATGGCTCCTTCCCGCTGGAGCGCGTGCACAGCCTGAAAGCCGCCGGCCTCAAGCGCATGACCGTCAGCCTGGATGCGCTGGACGATGACACCTTCAAGCGCATGAACGATGTTGACTTCCCGGTGGAACGCGTGCTGGCCTGGATCGCCGAGAGCGCCCGCGCTGGCCTGGCGCCGGTCAAAGTCAACATGGTGGTGAAGCGCGGCGTGAACGAGCATGCCATCCTTCCGATGGCGCGCTACTTCCGTGAACACGGCCACATCCTGCGCCTGATCGAATATATGGACGTGGGTCATAGCAATGGCTGGCGCATGGACGATGTGCTGACCGCCCGCCAGATCTTTGAGACCATCAACGCCGAGCTGCCGCTCGAGCCGCTTGAGGCGAACTATCGCGGCGAGGTGGCCGAGCGCTACCGCTATGCCGACGGCAGCGGCGAGCTGGGCATCATCGCCTCCGTCTCGCAGCCTTTCTGTGGAGACTGCAGCCGCGCCCGCATTTCTGCCGACGGGCGGCTGTTCACCTGCCTGTTCGCCCTGGGCGGCGCTGACCTGCGCGGCCTGTTGCGCCGCGGCGCAGACGATGCCGCCCTGCAGGCCGCCATCGCCGCCGTGTGGGAGAAGCGCGCCGACCGCTATTCAGAGCTGCGCTCTGCCAACACCGCTGCCTTGCCCAAAGTGGAGATGTCTTACATTGGTGGTTAA
- a CDS encoding HAD family hydrolase, whose product MVKPLDPTPIRTIVFDLDDTLRYNEPHAHAFISDFAETLRGRPLTPQERRFGQLWEHQYWASSDDLKADITAYKEGTQEFWVNYGVRSLLSLGFDEEQAQQYAAQVHEYMRENYSPVSHVLPETRAALATLRQRGYRVGLLTNRPKPVHAEMNSMALDLHMDFFLAASQLGAYKPDKEIFLRMIQFLGVNKDSILYVGDNYYADVLGARGAGLQCLLLNWNGLYEKPDVAQISAITDLLDLLPGPLAAAA is encoded by the coding sequence GTGGTTAAGCCGCTCGACCCAACACCGATCCGAACGATTGTCTTCGACCTGGACGACACGCTGCGCTATAACGAGCCGCATGCGCACGCCTTTATCTCCGATTTTGCCGAGACGTTGCGCGGCCGCCCGCTGACGCCGCAGGAGCGTCGTTTTGGCCAGCTGTGGGAGCACCAATACTGGGCCAGTTCGGATGATCTGAAGGCCGACATTACCGCTTACAAAGAGGGCACGCAGGAATTCTGGGTGAACTACGGCGTGCGCAGCCTGCTTTCGCTGGGCTTTGACGAAGAGCAAGCCCAGCAATACGCGGCCCAGGTGCACGAGTACATGCGCGAGAACTATTCGCCGGTCAGCCATGTGCTGCCCGAAACGCGGGCTGCCCTGGCCACCCTGCGCCAACGCGGCTACCGCGTCGGCCTGCTGACCAACCGCCCCAAACCTGTGCACGCGGAAATGAACAGCATGGCCCTGGATCTGCATATGGATTTCTTCCTGGCGGCCAGCCAGCTGGGCGCCTACAAGCCGGATAAAGAGATCTTTCTGCGCATGATCCAGTTTTTAGGCGTCAACAAAGACAGCATTCTGTATGTGGGCGATAACTATTACGCCGATGTACTGGGAGCGCGCGGCGCGGGCTTGCAATGCTTATTGCTCAATTGGAACGGCTTGTACGAAAAGCCGGATGTAGCCCAGATCAGCGCCATCACCGACCTGCTCGACCTGCTGCCCGGCCCGCTGGCGGCTGCCGCCTAG
- a CDS encoding DNA-3-methyladenine glycosylase, whose product MPTRLSRAFYQQSTLELAHSLLGQRLVHLQRINGRERRIAGIITETEAYCGEEDLACHARAGRTKRTEVMYGPPGVAYVYFTYGNHWMLNVVAQPEGVPHAVLIRAVQPIEGLELIARRRKGRPAPLWTNGPGKLAQAFGITGKHNRLSLTDPKAIIFIERGPAVADDRVRTGPRVGLGATPEPWLSKPWRYMVNLPVAGLPQADLPINKEERT is encoded by the coding sequence ATGCCTACCCGTTTATCACGTGCGTTCTACCAGCAATCCACACTCGAGTTGGCGCACAGCCTGCTGGGCCAGCGCCTGGTGCACTTACAGCGCATCAACGGGCGCGAGCGCCGCATCGCCGGCATCATCACAGAAACCGAAGCCTATTGTGGCGAAGAGGACCTGGCCTGCCATGCCCGCGCCGGGCGCACCAAGCGCACCGAAGTGATGTACGGCCCGCCGGGCGTAGCCTATGTATATTTCACCTATGGCAACCATTGGATGCTCAACGTGGTTGCACAGCCTGAGGGTGTGCCGCACGCTGTATTGATACGCGCCGTGCAGCCCATTGAGGGGTTAGAACTCATTGCCAGGCGGCGCAAAGGCCGCCCTGCCCCACTGTGGACCAATGGCCCCGGCAAGCTGGCCCAGGCCTTTGGCATTACAGGCAAGCACAACCGCCTAAGCCTCACAGACCCGAAGGCTATAATCTTCATTGAGCGCGGCCCGGCCGTGGCGGATGACCGTGTGCGCACCGGCCCCCGTGTGGGCCTGGGCGCCACGCCTGAGCCCTGGCTGAGTAAACCCTGGCGATATATGGTAAATCTGCCTGTGGCAGGTCTGCCACAGGCAGATTTGCCAATAAACAAAGAGGAGAGAACATGA
- a CDS encoding enoyl-ACP reductase, whose amino-acid sequence MSLLQGKTALIFGVANERSIAWGVAKALHEHGADVGISYAGDVLKKRAEPLGQSINSKFIESCDVTKDEDIASVAEKAHKVYGKIDILVHAVAFANREELSGPYYNTTRAGFHTAMDISVYSFTALAGAFEPYLPEWASLMTMTYYGSQKAVPSYNVMGVAKAALESSVRYLARDFGPRKIRVNAISAGPIRTLAASGVSGFKGLYNKFAEAAPLRENVTIEDVGNAALFFASDHSKRITGEIMYVDSGFNTVGIADNSSEEGAPAA is encoded by the coding sequence ATGAGCTTACTGCAAGGAAAGACCGCCCTTATTTTCGGGGTAGCCAACGAGCGCTCGATCGCCTGGGGCGTAGCCAAGGCGCTGCACGAACATGGCGCCGATGTGGGCATCAGCTACGCCGGGGATGTGCTCAAAAAGCGCGCCGAGCCGCTGGGCCAGTCCATCAACAGCAAATTCATCGAATCCTGTGACGTCACCAAGGACGAGGACATTGCCAGCGTGGCCGAGAAGGCTCACAAGGTTTACGGCAAGATCGATATCCTGGTGCATGCGGTGGCCTTCGCCAACCGCGAGGAGCTGAGCGGGCCGTACTACAACACCACCCGCGCCGGCTTCCACACCGCCATGGACATCAGCGTCTATTCCTTCACCGCCCTGGCGGGCGCCTTCGAGCCCTACCTGCCGGAGTGGGCCTCCCTGATGACCATGACCTATTATGGCTCCCAGAAGGCCGTGCCCAGCTACAACGTAATGGGCGTAGCCAAGGCCGCCTTGGAATCCTCGGTGCGCTACCTGGCCCGCGATTTTGGCCCGCGCAAGATCCGCGTGAACGCCATTTCGGCCGGCCCCATCCGCACCCTGGCCGCCTCTGGCGTTTCGGGCTTCAAGGGCCTGTACAACAAGTTCGCCGAAGCCGCCCCTCTGCGCGAGAATGTGACCATCGAGGATGTCGGCAACGCGGCCCTTTTCTTTGCGTCTGACCATTCCAAGCGCATCACCGGCGAGATCATGTACGTCGACTCAGGTTTCAACACCGTAGGCATCGCCGACAACAGCAGCGAAGAAGGGGCGCCCGCCGCCTGA
- a CDS encoding polymer-forming cytoskeletal protein: MFRRKASVSKQQAAPPPTERITSVVADGINLRGKLTGSGGVRVEGAFEGEIELDGLLVIGQTGRVTCPQLRARHVIVAGAMRGDILAEKVEIRATGRVWGDVVTVSMSTEEGAFLRGQIQMEGSVELELTPPPDPAADVETDKASTE; the protein is encoded by the coding sequence ATGTTCCGCCGCAAAGCCAGCGTCTCCAAACAGCAGGCTGCCCCGCCGCCTACCGAGCGCATCACCTCGGTGGTGGCGGATGGCATCAACCTGCGCGGCAAGCTGACCGGCAGCGGCGGCGTGCGCGTGGAAGGCGCCTTCGAGGGCGAGATCGAACTTGACGGCCTGCTAGTCATCGGCCAGACCGGCCGGGTCACCTGCCCGCAGCTGCGCGCCCGCCACGTCATCGTGGCCGGGGCGATGCGCGGCGACATCCTGGCCGAAAAGGTGGAGATCCGCGCCACCGGGCGCGTATGGGGCGACGTGGTCACTGTTTCCATGTCCACCGAGGAAGGCGCATTCCTGCGCGGCCAGATCCAGATGGAAGGCTCGGTCGAACTGGAGCTCACCCCTCCGCCCGATCCAGCAGCGGATGTCGAAACCGACAAAGCGTCCACCGAGTAA
- a CDS encoding molybdopterin-dependent oxidoreductase, producing MQSFQDRSSVWAGAFFGALTTAALTGVLALAEPLLGTPFLPFDIFDVMARVLPGGLIRFVIENMVAVIQFLQRFLPIGDTSTAAKLAEQSIAVLQFIVAGAAFGALLAWLQRKSSSIATYGLVGGLLLLAFTLMVHAQLGITAGLGSLALAVLYLVWGWGTARLVQAYAARPQEAAAPQLSRRQFLTVSGASLAVTALGAWGASRLFGGQAMPPRTDSTPVPASGDDPFGARLTSGPAQSPSPEELAARPAPVRGTRPELTANDDFYRIDINTRPPQLNEDAWQLQIGGLVDTPLQFTLQELRGLPSQTQILTMQCISNTVGGDLTSASRWTGVRFKDVLALAGVQAQAAGAYITSADGFYEFVTMHDIEDERTLLVYAMNDEPLPYEHGFPLRVYIPNRYGMKQPKWIEWIELVPERVDGYWVDRGWDREAFAHTVSVIDTVVADPDVGETGQATCGGIAWAGTRGISRVEVKVDDAEWLPAELINPPLSQLNWVLWKFSFPYVMGRRVLQVRAYDGAGQPQETRNAPPAPSGATGIHQVVVTI from the coding sequence ATGCAATCCTTTCAAGACAGATCATCCGTATGGGCCGGCGCATTCTTCGGCGCGCTGACCACCGCGGCGCTGACCGGCGTTTTGGCGCTTGCTGAGCCATTGCTGGGCACACCCTTCCTCCCCTTCGACATTTTTGATGTGATGGCGCGCGTGCTGCCAGGCGGTTTGATCCGCTTCGTGATCGAGAACATGGTGGCAGTGATCCAGTTCCTGCAGCGCTTCCTGCCCATCGGAGATACGTCCACGGCCGCCAAACTGGCCGAGCAAAGCATTGCGGTGTTGCAGTTCATCGTTGCTGGTGCCGCGTTCGGCGCACTGCTGGCCTGGTTGCAGCGCAAGAGCAGCAGCATTGCTACCTATGGCCTCGTGGGTGGCCTGCTGCTGCTGGCGTTTACGCTGATGGTGCATGCGCAGCTGGGGATTACCGCCGGCCTGGGCAGCCTGGCGTTGGCCGTGCTTTATCTTGTCTGGGGTTGGGGCACCGCCAGGCTTGTACAAGCCTATGCGGCCCGCCCGCAGGAAGCGGCAGCCCCGCAGCTTTCGCGGCGGCAGTTCCTTACCGTTAGCGGGGCCAGCCTGGCGGTGACGGCGCTGGGCGCCTGGGGCGCAAGCCGCTTGTTCGGCGGGCAGGCCATGCCACCGCGCACCGATAGCACGCCGGTGCCGGCAAGTGGTGATGACCCGTTCGGGGCGCGGCTGACCAGCGGCCCGGCCCAATCGCCATCTCCCGAAGAGCTGGCGGCGCGCCCGGCGCCGGTGCGCGGCACGCGCCCGGAACTGACCGCCAATGATGACTTCTACCGTATTGACATCAACACCCGCCCGCCACAATTGAACGAAGACGCCTGGCAGCTTCAGATCGGTGGGTTGGTGGACACCCCGTTGCAGTTCACGCTGCAAGAGCTGCGTGGATTGCCCTCGCAGACCCAGATCCTGACCATGCAGTGCATCTCCAATACCGTGGGCGGCGATCTGACCAGCGCTTCACGCTGGACGGGTGTGCGCTTCAAGGATGTGCTGGCGCTGGCCGGCGTGCAGGCGCAGGCGGCGGGGGCATACATCACGTCTGCTGATGGTTTCTATGAGTTCGTCACGATGCATGACATCGAAGATGAGCGCACACTGTTGGTGTATGCGATGAACGACGAGCCGCTGCCGTATGAGCACGGCTTCCCGCTGCGCGTGTACATTCCCAACCGCTATGGCATGAAGCAGCCCAAGTGGATCGAATGGATCGAGCTGGTACCCGAGCGGGTTGACGGGTATTGGGTGGATCGCGGTTGGGACCGCGAAGCTTTCGCTCACACGGTTTCTGTGATCGACACCGTGGTTGCGGATCCCGATGTGGGCGAAACCGGCCAGGCCACCTGTGGCGGCATTGCCTGGGCAGGCACGCGCGGCATCAGCCGGGTGGAGGTCAAAGTGGACGATGCCGAGTGGTTGCCCGCCGAGTTGATCAACCCACCGCTGAGCCAACTGAACTGGGTATTGTGGAAGTTTAGCTTCCCGTATGTGATGGGTCGCCGCGTGCTGCAAGTGCGTGCCTATGATGGCGCCGGGCAGCCGCAGGAGACGCGCAATGCGCCTCCTGCGCCCAGCGGTGCTACGGGCATTCACCAGGTTGTTGTGACCATATAA
- a CDS encoding enoyl-CoA hydratase/isomerase family protein, whose amino-acid sequence MAENKELILVEIRERVALLRLNRPDAMNALNSALMIKLMDKLEQLDADDGVGAFVITGDERAFAAGADIKEMAEASSVELMLKGHISPFDRIKKITKPIIAAVSGWCLGGGNELAMSCDMIVASESARFGQPEINLGVIPGAGGTQRLTRAVGKALAMEMVLNNRSLSAEEALRRGLVNRVVPVERYLVEAIQLATEIAARAPLAVRLGKEAVNRAFETHLGDGIQEERQSFYFLFASEDQKEGMRAFGEKRKPNWKGR is encoded by the coding sequence ATGGCGGAGAACAAAGAACTCATCTTGGTCGAAATTAGAGAACGCGTTGCTCTGCTGCGCCTGAACCGTCCCGATGCGATGAACGCGCTCAATAGCGCGCTAATGATCAAGCTGATGGACAAACTGGAGCAGCTGGACGCGGATGACGGCGTAGGCGCCTTTGTCATCACCGGTGACGAACGGGCTTTTGCCGCCGGCGCCGACATCAAAGAGATGGCCGAGGCTTCGTCTGTGGAGTTGATGCTCAAGGGGCACATCTCTCCGTTTGACCGCATCAAGAAGATCACCAAACCCATCATTGCGGCTGTCTCCGGCTGGTGTTTGGGCGGCGGCAATGAGCTGGCCATGTCGTGCGACATGATCGTGGCTTCCGAGAGCGCCCGCTTTGGCCAGCCCGAGATCAACCTGGGCGTCATCCCGGGCGCAGGCGGCACACAACGCCTGACGCGGGCGGTGGGCAAGGCGTTGGCGATGGAGATGGTGCTGAACAACCGCAGCCTGAGCGCCGAAGAGGCGCTGCGCCGCGGCCTGGTGAACCGCGTGGTGCCGGTGGAACGCTACCTGGTGGAGGCTATCCAGCTGGCCACCGAAATCGCCGCCCGCGCCCCGCTGGCCGTACGCCTGGGCAAGGAAGCGGTGAACCGCGCCTTTGAAACGCACTTGGGTGACGGGATCCAGGAGGAGCGCCAGTCCTTCTACTTCCTCTTCGCTTCCGAGGACCAGAAAGAAGGCATGCGCGCCTTTGGCGAGAAGCGCAAGCCTAACTGGAAGGGGCGGTAG
- a CDS encoding SDR family NAD(P)-dependent oxidoreductase, translated as MTASERVALLAGAGTELGQQLARQLAAHGWRVALNDLLPTRIEPLAEELQTAGGQVGAYAADLTRKLALQTMLQGVLERWGRVDALVFIPSVRPDGVVLDMDEWDWHRGIDATLTAGFLITQSVGRVMREIGGGTIVYAGAGEAVSAVYTAAAAGLQALAHRAAPELATHKIRLVWQPGSQAADVLAELAGLTIGAK; from the coding sequence ATGACAGCGAGTGAACGTGTAGCCCTGCTGGCGGGGGCGGGGACAGAGCTTGGGCAACAACTGGCGCGGCAATTGGCGGCGCATGGATGGCGCGTAGCGCTGAATGACTTGCTGCCCACGCGCATCGAGCCGCTGGCAGAGGAATTGCAGACGGCTGGCGGCCAAGTTGGCGCCTATGCCGCGGATCTCACCCGCAAGCTGGCTTTGCAAACGATGCTGCAGGGCGTGCTGGAGCGCTGGGGGCGCGTGGATGCGCTGGTGTTCATCCCAAGCGTGCGGCCTGATGGCGTTGTGCTGGATATGGACGAGTGGGATTGGCACCGCGGCATTGACGCCACGCTGACGGCAGGGTTCCTGATCACCCAGTCGGTTGGCCGCGTGATGCGTGAGATCGGCGGCGGCACGATCGTGTATGCCGGCGCTGGCGAAGCGGTCTCAGCGGTGTATACGGCCGCCGCCGCCGGGCTGCAGGCCCTGGCGCACCGCGCCGCGCCGGAGCTGGCCACTCATAAAATTCGCCTGGTATGGCAGCCAGGCAGCCAGGCGGCGGACGTGTTGGCCGAGCTGGCTGGTCTTACAATTGGCGCAAAGTAA
- a CDS encoding EthD family reductase: MYKLVILVEPQDDAAHFDSRWPLFLAEAEKMPGLRREVTSRVDRVLHGSYPVHLVHELFFDSLSAVADAMGSPQGQKAGQVLQDISGGKVTLLFADHLQDDLAHFRRHSDDAPPGDRA, translated from the coding sequence ATGTACAAATTAGTGATTCTGGTTGAGCCGCAAGATGATGCGGCTCATTTTGACAGCCGCTGGCCCCTGTTCCTGGCCGAGGCGGAGAAGATGCCCGGCCTGCGCCGTGAAGTGACCAGCCGGGTAGACCGCGTGCTGCACGGCAGCTACCCGGTCCATCTGGTGCACGAGCTGTTCTTTGACTCGCTGAGCGCAGTGGCGGATGCGATGGGCTCACCCCAGGGTCAGAAAGCTGGCCAGGTCCTGCAAGACATCAGCGGCGGCAAGGTGACCCTGCTGTTCGCCGACCACCTGCAGGATGATCTGGCGCACTTCCGGCGCCATAGCGATGATGCCCCGCCTGGAGACCGGGCGTGA
- a CDS encoding enoyl-CoA hydratase/isomerase family protein: protein MSDATIARELKEGVLTLTLDRPKANAFNTPMAVELQNAFKDAKKDRSVRSVLLQANGKLFSAGQDVTEFGGEGHVSFRQHLQKTYNPLVLQIRQLEKPILASIQGAAAGAALGLALACDLRIGSPETRFVIGFSGIGLAPDSAVSLMLPVVIGLGRASQVAFYNDPITAEQALAWGLLNAVVPAEQLQQTAWDWALRLAQGPTNAMGLTKRAFNKALLSNLEEILDYEAHNQEIAGEGSDHKEGLAAFVEKRTPDYAKAAAKK from the coding sequence ATGTCTGATGCAACGATTGCGCGCGAGCTCAAAGAGGGTGTGCTCACCTTAACCCTCGACCGCCCGAAGGCCAATGCCTTCAACACCCCAATGGCCGTTGAGCTGCAAAACGCCTTCAAAGACGCAAAGAAAGACCGCTCTGTACGCAGTGTGCTGCTGCAAGCCAATGGCAAGCTATTCAGCGCCGGGCAGGACGTCACCGAATTTGGCGGCGAAGGGCACGTCTCCTTCCGTCAACATCTGCAAAAGACCTACAACCCGCTGGTGCTTCAGATACGCCAGCTGGAGAAACCCATCCTGGCTTCCATCCAGGGTGCCGCTGCCGGCGCAGCCTTGGGCCTGGCCCTGGCCTGCGACCTGCGCATCGGCTCGCCCGAAACACGCTTCGTCATCGGCTTCAGCGGCATTGGCCTGGCGCCCGACTCGGCCGTCTCGCTGATGCTGCCGGTCGTCATCGGCCTGGGCCGTGCATCCCAGGTGGCTTTTTACAACGACCCCATCACAGCTGAGCAGGCCTTGGCCTGGGGCTTGCTGAACGCTGTCGTGCCCGCCGAGCAGCTGCAGCAGACCGCCTGGGATTGGGCGCTGCGCCTGGCCCAAGGTCCGACCAACGCCATGGGTCTCACCAAGCGCGCCTTCAACAAAGCTTTGCTCTCAAACCTGGAAGAAATTCTGGATTATGAAGCCCACAATCAGGAGATCGCCGGCGAAGGCAGCGACCATAAAGAAGGCCTGGCCGCTTTTGTAGAAAAGCGCACCCCAGACTACGCCAAGGCTGCTGCGAAGAAATAG
- a CDS encoding rhomboid family intramembrane serine protease, which yields MSERPENTPQPEADEPQVLGRISPARKPVRLPQNRPVVVYVVLAITALVYALQSLTSIGLLDLGVCPYFISPDIPACYGMKVNPLIMAGQWWRLITPVLLHAGLLHIAFNMYALFALGPELERMFGHFSFLSLYLVSGFAGGVMSFLMSEAPSLGASTAVFGLLGAHAVFAYRNQRVFGRRAQAVMRSILQIAAINFLIGLSPGIDNWGHFGGLLGGLVFTYLSGPVFELREHGEELELVDTNHSNQVWLGAIAVLLIFGAAAAGKLLG from the coding sequence GTGAGCGAGCGCCCTGAAAACACCCCCCAGCCTGAAGCTGACGAGCCCCAAGTCCTGGGGCGCATCTCGCCGGCTCGCAAGCCGGTACGCTTGCCGCAAAACCGCCCGGTGGTGGTGTATGTGGTGCTGGCGATCACCGCGCTGGTCTATGCGCTGCAGTCACTGACGTCGATTGGCCTGCTGGATCTGGGGGTCTGCCCGTATTTCATCAGCCCGGACATTCCGGCGTGCTATGGCATGAAGGTCAACCCGTTGATCATGGCCGGCCAGTGGTGGCGGCTGATCACGCCGGTGCTCTTGCATGCCGGCTTGCTGCACATTGCGTTCAACATGTATGCGCTGTTCGCTCTGGGGCCCGAGCTTGAGCGCATGTTCGGGCACTTTTCGTTTCTGAGCTTGTATCTGGTCAGCGGCTTTGCCGGCGGGGTCATGTCGTTCCTGATGAGTGAGGCGCCTTCGCTGGGAGCCTCCACCGCGGTGTTCGGCCTGCTGGGGGCGCACGCCGTGTTCGCCTATCGCAACCAGCGCGTATTTGGCCGCCGTGCCCAGGCGGTGATGCGTAGCATCCTGCAGATCGCCGCGATTAACTTTTTGATCGGCCTTTCGCCCGGCATTGACAACTGGGGTCACTTTGGCGGTTTGCTGGGCGGGCTGGTGTTCACATACCTGAGCGGGCCAGTCTTCGAGCTACGCGAACATGGCGAAGAGCTGGAATTGGTGGATACCAATCATTCCAACCAGGTTTGGCTGGGCGCTATAGCAGTGCTACTGATCTTTGGCGCGGCCGCGGCCGGCAAACTGTTGGGCTAG